Proteins found in one Triticum urartu cultivar G1812 chromosome 4, Tu2.1, whole genome shotgun sequence genomic segment:
- the LOC125552302 gene encoding actin-depolymerizing factor 5 produces the protein MAMAYKMATEGMNIKEECKRWFTEMKWKKVHRFVVYKIDERTRAVLVDKVGGPGEGYEELVAALPGDDCRYAVFDFDFVSVDNCQKSKIFFIAWSPAASRIRAKILYATSKQGLRRVLEGVHYEVQATERSEMGFDVIRERAQ, from the exons ATGGCAATGGCTTACAAGATG GCGACGGAGGGGATGAACATCAAGGAGGAGTGCAAGCGGTGGTTCACGGAGATGAAGTGGAAGAAGGTGCACCGCTTCGTGGTGTACAAGATCGACGAGCGGACGCGCGCCGTGCTGGTGGACAAGGTGGGTGGCCCCGGGGAGGGGTACGAGGAGCTCGTCGCCGCGCTGCCCGGCGACGACTGCCGCTACGCCGTCTTCGACTTCGACTTCGTCTCCGTCGACAACTGCCAGAAGAGCAAGATCTTCTTCATCGCATG GTCGCCGGCGGCGTCGAGGATAAGGGCCAAGATCCTGTACGCGACGTCGAAGCAAGGCCTGCGGCGGGTGCTGGAGGGGGTCCACTACGAGGTGCAGGCCACCGAGCGCTCCGAGATGGGCTTCGACGTCATCAGAGAGCGCGCGCAATGA